From the genome of Vitis riparia cultivar Riparia Gloire de Montpellier isolate 1030 chromosome 2, EGFV_Vit.rip_1.0, whole genome shotgun sequence, one region includes:
- the LOC117906473 gene encoding UDP-glucose 4-epimerase GEPI48, translated as MAKTILITGGAGYIGSHTVLQLLLGGFRAVVVDNLDNSSEIAIHRVKELAAEFGDNLVFHKLDLRDKQALEQLFASTNFDAVIHFAGLKAVGESVQKPLLYYDNNLIGTITLLEVMAAHGCKKLVFSSSATVYGWPKEVPCTEEFPLCAANPYGRTKLVIEDICRDIYRSDSEWKIVLLRYFNPVGAHPSGHIGEDPRGIPNNLMPFVQQVAVGRRPALTVFGSDYSTKDGTGVRDYIHVVDLADGHIAALRKLFNSEIGCEVYNLGTGKGTSVLEMVAAFEKASGKKIPLVMAGRRAGDAEIVYASTAKAEKELNWKTKYGISEMCRDQWNWASKNPYGYESSPTQD; from the exons ATGGCGAAAACCATTCTGATCACCGGCGGTGCCGGATACATTGGCAGCCACACCGTTCTTCAACTTCTGTTGGGCGGATTCAGGGCGGTCGTCGTTGACAACCTCGACAACTCCTCCGAAATCGCCATTCACCGCGTTAAAGAACTCGCTGCTGAGTTCGGCGACAACCTCGTCTTCCACAAG TTGGATCTAAGGGACAAACAAGCGCTTGAACAACTTTTTGCCTCAACAAa TTTTGATGCTGTCATTCACTTTGCTGGGTTGAAGGCAGTTGGTGAAAGTGTGCAAAAACCATTGCTTTACTATGATAACAACCTTATTGGCACAATTACTTTATTGGAAGTCATGGCTGCCCATGGATGCAAAA AGCTTGTTTTTTCATCATCAGCTACTGTTTATGGTTGGCCAAAGGAGGTTCCATGTACAGAAGAGTTCCCGCTATGTGCTGCAAATCCATATGGACGAACCAAG CTTGTTATTGAAGATATATGCCGTGATATTTACCGTTCAGATTCTGAATGGAAAATAGTGTTGCTGAGATACTTCAACCCAGTTGGTGCACATCCTAGTGGCCATATTGGTGAGGATCCTCGTGGAATCCCAAACAACCTTATGCCCTTTGTGCAGCAAGTTGCTGTTGGCAGGCGACCTGCACTTACAGTTTTTGGAAGTGACTATTCAACAAAGGATGGTACCGGG GTACGTGATTACATCCATGTTGTTGATTTGGCAGATGGGCACATTGCAGCTTTGCGCAAGCTATTCAACTCAGAAATAG GCTGTGAAGTGTACAACTTGGGAACAGGAAAAGGAACATCGGTTTTGGAGATGGTTGCAGCATTTGAGAAGGCATCTGGAAAG AAAATTCCTCTAGTCATGGCTGGACGGAGAGCTGGTGATGCTGAGATTGTTTATGCATCAACAGCCAAAGCAGAAAAAGAGTTAAACTGGAA GACCAAGTATGGCATCAGCGAGATGTGTCGGGACCAATGGAATTGGGCCAGCAAGAACCCCTATGGCTACGAATCGTCCCCAACACAAGACTAA
- the LOC117904134 gene encoding uncharacterized protein LOC117904134, giving the protein MVKPQRPPSGRTNLASCVVATIFLIFIIIVVLIVFFSVFKPKEPIISVNAVQLPSFAISNGTVNFTFSQYVSVKNPNKAEFSHYDSTLQLLYGGNQVGFMFIPAGKIGSGRTQYMAATFAVESFPLGAVPESVGPTITDGLGGFRIGPNLEIESRMEMAGRVRVLHFFTHHVDARAVCRVSIAVSDGSVLGFHC; this is encoded by the coding sequence ATGGTCAAACCACAGAGGCCACCCTCTGGCCGTACGAATCTAGCTTCATGCGTTGTGGCCACAATATTCTTGATTTTCATCATCATCGTTGTGTTGATCGTCTTCTTCTCTGTGTTCAAGCCCAAAGAACCCATAATTTCAGTGAATGCAGTGCAGCTTCCGAGCTTCGCAATCTCCAATGGCACCGTCAACTTCACATTCTCGCAGTACGTGTCGGTGAAGAACCCTAACAAGGCGGAGTTCTCGCATTACGACAGCACGCTTCAGCTGCTCTACGGTGGGAATCAAGTGGGCTTCATGTTCATTCCCGCCGGGAAGATCGGCTCCGGCCGGACCCAGTACATGGCTGCCACCTTCGCGGTGGAGTCCTTCCCATTGGGGGCGGTGCCGGAGTCCGTGGGACCCACGATCACCGACGGCCTCGGAGGGTTCAGAATCGGACCCAATTTGGAGATTGAGTCGAGGATGGAAATGGCGGGTAGGGTTAGGGTTCTGCACTTCTTCACGCACCATGTGGATGCCAGAGCTGTTTGTAGGGTTTCCATTGCTGTGAGTGATGGATCTGTTTTAGGGTTTCACTgctag
- the LOC117926732 gene encoding GDSL esterase/lipase At4g10955 — protein MPSERENFNLSGPLHLTTVDWKNTHHQRSVAASLVQGVYILERDRQEKRQGSQALAPPWWEFFQFQIVRQLVDDADSCIFGAIYKFTPQASPSTLSTNESPHYVIAFRGTIRKPHSVSQDLKLDLQLLQNGLHRTSRFEIAMQAVRNMVAATQENNIWLAGHSLGSAMAMLAGKNMAKMGIFLEAFLFNPPYVSAPIERIKDKKVKQGIRIASSLITAGLAVAVKGTHQRNRFEDQFVALSTWVPSLFVNPADHICSEYIGYFKHRKKMKDIGAGGIERLATQNSIHGLFMTAMGKESEPPLHLIPSAVLTINSIPSPDFKHAHGIHQWWGPELYLKSKLYKYS, from the exons ATGCCATCTGAGAGGGAAAATTTCAACCTTTCAGGACCGTTACACCTGACTACTGTTGACTG GAAGAATACGCACCATCAAAGATCTGTGGCTGCGAGTTTGGTTCAGGGTGTCTACATTCTAGAGCGGGACCGCCAGGAAAAACGTCAAGGGTCCCAAGCTCTTGCCCCTCCTTGGTGGGAGTTCTTTCAATTTCAGATAGTTCGCCAGCTTGTGGATGATGCTGATTCCTGTATTTTTGGTGCCATCTATAAATTCACACCCCAAGCGTCACCTAGTACTCTCTCAACAAATGAAAGTCCACATTATGTCATTGCCTTCCGTGGCACCATTAGGAAGCCACATTCTGTCTCACAGGACTTGAAGTTGGACCTCCAGCTCCTCCAAAATGGACTTCACCGGACATCTCGTTTTGAGATTGCAATGCAGGCTGTCCGGAACATGGTGGCTGCAACCCAAGAAAATAATATCTGGTTAGCTGGCCATTCCCTGGGTTCAGCCATGGCAATGCTTGCTGGAAAGAATATGGCTAAGATGGGCATTTTTCTTGAAGCTTTTCTCTTTAATCCACCATACGTCTCAGCCCCAATTGAGAGAATTAAGGATAAAAAAGTGAAACAAGGGATCAGAATTGCAAGCAGTTTGATCACAGCAGGACTAGCTGTTGCTGTGAAAGGTACCCACCAAAGGAACcggtttgaagatcaatttgtGGCTTTGTCTACTTGGGTTCCATCTTTGTTTGTTAATCCAGCTGATCACATCTGCTCTGAATATATCGGGTATTTCAAACacaggaaaaaaatgaaggacATTGGAGCAGGAGGCATTGAGAGGTTGGCTACCCAGAACTCAATCCATGGTCTATTTATGACTGCAATGGGAAAGGAGTCAGAACCACCACTTCACCTCATTCCTTCAGCAGTTCTAACAATTAATTCAATTCCTTCCCCAGATTTCAAACATGCCCATGGAATTCACCAGTGGTGGGGACCTGAACTTTACTTGAAATCCAAACTTTACAAATACAGTTAA